A stretch of the Sorangium aterium genome encodes the following:
- a CDS encoding DUF1552 domain-containing protein, whose product MNRRLFLRGLGGAALAVPFLNTLDRSARAQEAPSPRRLVIFYTNNGCLTNRWFPTIESGVGSVTAASLETSQADGKPRTLAPLAPFASKLLFPRGLAMPLNGFNNKVDGTAYFDPHDQGMGSKLTCAPLDPAGEHWALSHSLDHEIAQRFNQGTNKVPLVLSVGNAFTNVKGIVSYSAPKTPYAPVTNARTVYSSLTGLFTSGTATEADYRVARGESIIDLVSHDLNAYKARKMSGGDRKKIDDWLSLLRETEQRVVPSACTAESATALGITDAALTQAGYPARGGGFPSSETVYTLGSEMMIRLIALTMMCDNNRSIVLQWPGFVTFKWDGIAHTHDHHGLSHRNGSAAVGGQCVSGVIEQIHEIDRWYAGRYAKLVKTIDSVEEGGGTMLDNSAVMWLPELADGNAHNNNNLPIVIAGSAGGYLKQGVSVNVGSGKLEAGNSEASCSSGAEGESNSGNTGSSGGTVPLNKLYTTLINALGAGTPNWVPVDRFGVSDAVAAGFGGSGPAFTTDGAGNVTDGPGISNPGELDAIKA is encoded by the coding sequence GTGAACCGAAGACTGTTCCTGCGTGGACTTGGCGGCGCGGCCCTCGCCGTCCCCTTCTTGAATACGCTCGACCGCTCCGCGCGAGCGCAGGAAGCGCCGTCGCCGCGCCGCCTGGTGATCTTCTACACCAACAACGGTTGCCTGACGAACCGCTGGTTCCCGACGATCGAGAGCGGGGTCGGGAGCGTCACCGCGGCGTCCCTGGAGACGTCGCAGGCGGACGGGAAGCCGCGGACCCTCGCCCCGCTCGCGCCCTTCGCGTCGAAGCTGCTCTTCCCGCGCGGGCTCGCGATGCCGTTGAACGGCTTCAACAACAAGGTGGACGGCACGGCGTATTTCGATCCCCACGATCAGGGCATGGGCAGCAAGCTGACCTGCGCGCCCCTCGATCCCGCCGGAGAGCACTGGGCGCTGTCGCACTCGCTCGATCACGAGATCGCGCAGCGCTTCAACCAGGGCACCAACAAGGTCCCGCTCGTGCTCTCCGTCGGCAATGCGTTCACGAACGTCAAGGGTATCGTATCGTACTCGGCGCCGAAGACGCCGTACGCGCCCGTGACCAACGCGCGGACGGTGTACAGCAGCCTGACAGGGCTCTTCACGAGCGGCACCGCGACCGAAGCGGATTATCGCGTGGCTCGCGGCGAGAGCATCATCGATCTGGTGAGCCATGATCTGAACGCCTACAAGGCCCGCAAGATGAGCGGCGGCGATCGGAAGAAGATCGACGACTGGCTCTCCCTGCTCCGCGAGACCGAGCAGCGGGTCGTCCCCTCTGCGTGCACGGCGGAGTCGGCGACCGCCCTCGGCATCACGGACGCCGCCCTCACGCAGGCGGGCTACCCCGCTCGCGGCGGCGGCTTCCCCAGCAGCGAGACGGTGTACACGCTCGGCAGCGAGATGATGATCCGGCTCATCGCGCTCACGATGATGTGCGACAACAACCGCTCTATCGTGCTCCAGTGGCCGGGCTTCGTGACGTTCAAGTGGGACGGCATCGCGCACACCCATGATCATCACGGGCTCTCGCACCGGAACGGGAGCGCCGCCGTCGGCGGCCAGTGCGTGAGCGGCGTCATCGAGCAGATCCACGAGATCGACCGCTGGTATGCGGGTCGGTACGCCAAGCTGGTCAAGACCATCGACAGCGTCGAGGAGGGCGGAGGCACCATGCTCGACAACTCCGCGGTCATGTGGCTGCCGGAGCTCGCCGACGGCAACGCGCACAACAACAACAACTTGCCCATCGTGATCGCCGGCAGCGCCGGCGGTTACCTCAAGCAGGGCGTCTCGGTGAACGTCGGGAGCGGGAAGCTCGAGGCAGGCAACAGCGAAGCCTCCTGCTCGAGCGGCGCGGAGGGCGAGAGCAACAGCGGCAACACCGGCTCGTCGGGCGGAACCGTCCCGCTGAACAAGCTCTACACGACGTTGATCAACGCGCTCGGCGCCGGGACGCCCAACTGGGTTCCGGTCGATCGCTTCGGCGTCTCCGATGCGGTCGCGGCCGGCTTCGGCGGCAGCGGGCCGGCGTTCACCACCGACGGCGCAGGCAACGTCACCGACGGGCCTGGCATCAGCAATCCGGGGGAGCTCGACGCCATCAAGGCGTGA
- a CDS encoding DUF1592 domain-containing protein, with translation MNTWARRFIVPVLLTASYAAMGGCTAMIGGGDDPEASSGAGDGPGSGSGNGSGNGSGNGSGTGDGVGGDGSAGGGPGVEPTVCVPGIPRTSALPRLTRAQYDNTIRDLVGIDNQPSSMLAPDGVGSVDQRAWDGYKTAAATVAAAVMADPRARAKTIPCTPSGDGAACAHQLIDTLGRRAFRRPLTEEERGLFQALYARRQALTPTGSFDDGAQLIIEGFLLSPSFLMRAEISEKPEGEYFVLNSHEVASRLSYLIWGTMPDDALFAAADADALQTPEQILAQAQRMLADPKSRGMVKAFHELYLHMGPGTRWSDIQRDPAAFPDFKASMGPLLSEETERFIEHVVFDQAGTFQDLVTTPVGFVNASLAPLYDLDPAEFNGAELVPVELDPTKRSGLFTRLGFLVSHSGYDRTSPILRGAFLQKQVLCADIPPPPPMVEGTPLPTDESLTTNRARVDAQTAGDSCKFCHHTYINPAGFALEAYDAVGAYQQTESFSGAPIDTRVDVGVGDDTVAVDGPVALSEAIASSPAAHKCYVRKWVSFAYQRELNNEDSCTVDELTAKLTQGGYTVLDLIADLTQSQSFRVRALQAEVEP, from the coding sequence ATGAACACGTGGGCGAGACGGTTCATCGTTCCTGTGCTGCTCACGGCGAGTTACGCAGCCATGGGCGGTTGCACCGCGATGATCGGCGGCGGCGATGACCCGGAGGCGAGCAGCGGGGCTGGCGACGGGCCTGGGAGCGGATCTGGCAACGGGTCTGGTAACGGCTCTGGCAACGGGTCTGGAACCGGAGACGGCGTCGGAGGGGACGGCTCGGCGGGGGGCGGCCCCGGCGTCGAGCCGACGGTGTGTGTGCCGGGCATCCCGCGGACGTCGGCGCTGCCGCGCCTCACGAGGGCGCAGTACGACAACACGATTCGCGATCTGGTCGGCATCGACAACCAGCCGTCGTCGATGCTCGCACCCGACGGCGTCGGGAGCGTCGATCAGCGCGCGTGGGACGGGTACAAGACCGCTGCAGCGACGGTGGCGGCGGCGGTGATGGCAGACCCCAGGGCGCGCGCCAAGACCATCCCGTGCACGCCGTCGGGCGACGGCGCCGCGTGCGCGCACCAGCTCATCGATACGCTGGGACGGCGCGCCTTCCGGCGACCGCTCACCGAGGAGGAGAGAGGGCTCTTCCAGGCCCTCTACGCTCGCCGCCAGGCGCTCACGCCGACCGGCTCGTTCGACGACGGCGCCCAGCTGATCATCGAGGGGTTCTTGCTCTCTCCCTCCTTCCTGATGCGCGCAGAGATCAGCGAGAAGCCCGAGGGCGAGTACTTCGTCCTGAACAGCCACGAAGTGGCGTCGCGCCTCTCGTACCTGATCTGGGGAACCATGCCGGACGACGCGCTGTTCGCAGCGGCGGACGCCGATGCGCTGCAGACGCCGGAGCAGATCCTCGCGCAGGCGCAGCGAATGCTGGCGGATCCCAAGAGCCGCGGGATGGTCAAGGCCTTCCACGAGCTCTACCTCCACATGGGCCCCGGCACGCGCTGGTCGGACATCCAGCGTGATCCGGCCGCCTTCCCGGACTTCAAAGCGTCGATGGGCCCGCTCCTGTCGGAGGAGACCGAGCGCTTCATCGAGCACGTCGTCTTCGACCAGGCCGGAACGTTCCAGGATCTGGTCACCACGCCGGTGGGGTTCGTCAACGCCTCGCTGGCGCCGCTCTACGACCTCGATCCTGCGGAGTTCAACGGCGCGGAGCTCGTGCCGGTCGAGCTCGACCCGACGAAGCGCTCTGGCCTCTTCACCCGCCTGGGCTTCCTGGTGTCGCACTCGGGGTACGACCGGACGTCGCCCATCCTGCGCGGGGCGTTCTTGCAGAAGCAGGTCCTCTGCGCGGACATCCCGCCGCCGCCGCCGATGGTGGAGGGCACGCCGCTGCCCACGGACGAGAGCCTGACGACCAACCGTGCTCGGGTCGACGCGCAGACGGCGGGAGACTCCTGCAAGTTCTGCCATCACACGTACATCAACCCGGCGGGCTTCGCCCTCGAGGCGTACGACGCCGTGGGCGCCTACCAGCAGACAGAATCGTTCTCGGGCGCGCCCATCGACACACGGGTGGACGTCGGCGTGGGCGACGACACCGTGGCGGTCGACGGCCCGGTGGCGCTCTCCGAGGCCATCGCGAGCTCCCCGGCAGCGCACAAGTGCTACGTGCGAAAGTGGGTCTCGTTCGCCTACCAGCGCGAGCTGAACAACGAGGACTCCTGCACCGTGGACGAGCTGACCGCCAAGCTCACCCAGGGCGGCTACACGGTGCTCGACCTCATCGCAGACCTCACACAGAGTCAATCGTTCCGAGTTCGTGCCCTGCAGGCGGAGGTGGAGCCGTGA
- a CDS encoding glucuronyl esterase domain-containing protein, giving the protein MRKILLTLLFLSIPGCGDDPADTTTSSTTTSSGGDNSGGAGSSGSSSVSGGGGSGSTGTGGPGGVEDSGASCPEPTLPAAASLPVYEAHHDPFTMLDGSRITKKSEWACRRAEIKAQVEEYESGPKPAVSKDDVTGEFSGNKLTVGVNEGSKSVSFSVDVNRPAGAPSGPIPLLISLYGFGSVTLDASVFSQNGVATAIFNNNDMGAQGGGGTRGTGIFYDLYGKDHPASSMIAWAWGISRIIDALEKTPAANIDPKRIAVTGCSRDGKGALTAGAFDERIVLTIPQESGAGGSASWRVSQAGKDGGENVQTLSSAAGEQPWFRESFGSNFGNKVTTLPFDHHMVMGLVAPRALLVVDNKIDWLGIDSTFTAGSIAHAIWEGLGVPDRMAYSQLGGHEHCQFPAQQRAILEAYVKKFLVGGGTDDTNLLESDGAKADLGRWMTWTPPNLQ; this is encoded by the coding sequence ATGAGAAAAATTCTTCTGACTCTGCTGTTCCTGTCGATCCCCGGCTGCGGTGATGACCCCGCCGACACCACGACGTCGAGCACCACGACGTCGAGCGGCGGGGACAACAGCGGAGGAGCAGGCTCCTCAGGCAGCTCATCGGTCTCAGGAGGGGGTGGGAGTGGATCCACCGGCACGGGCGGCCCAGGCGGCGTCGAAGACAGCGGCGCGAGCTGCCCCGAGCCGACGTTGCCTGCCGCGGCATCTCTCCCCGTCTACGAAGCTCATCACGATCCGTTCACGATGCTGGATGGATCGCGCATCACGAAGAAGTCGGAATGGGCATGTCGACGCGCGGAGATCAAGGCGCAGGTCGAGGAGTACGAGTCCGGACCGAAGCCCGCGGTGTCCAAGGATGACGTGACGGGGGAGTTCTCGGGGAACAAACTGACGGTCGGCGTCAACGAGGGCTCGAAGAGCGTCTCCTTCTCCGTCGACGTCAACCGGCCTGCCGGGGCGCCTTCCGGGCCGATTCCACTGCTCATCAGCCTCTACGGCTTTGGCAGCGTGACCCTGGACGCGAGCGTGTTCAGCCAGAACGGCGTCGCGACGGCCATCTTCAACAACAACGACATGGGCGCCCAGGGCGGCGGCGGCACGCGTGGGACGGGGATCTTCTACGACCTCTACGGCAAGGACCACCCGGCCAGCTCGATGATCGCGTGGGCCTGGGGTATCAGCCGGATCATCGACGCGCTGGAGAAGACCCCGGCGGCCAACATCGATCCGAAGCGCATCGCCGTGACGGGTTGCTCGCGCGATGGAAAGGGCGCTCTCACGGCGGGAGCGTTCGACGAGCGCATCGTGCTGACGATCCCCCAGGAGTCGGGCGCCGGAGGCTCGGCGAGCTGGCGCGTCTCACAGGCAGGGAAGGACGGTGGGGAGAACGTGCAGACCCTGTCCAGCGCGGCGGGTGAGCAGCCGTGGTTCCGCGAGAGCTTCGGCTCGAACTTCGGCAACAAGGTGACGACCCTCCCGTTCGATCATCACATGGTCATGGGCCTCGTCGCTCCGCGCGCGCTGCTCGTCGTCGACAACAAGATCGATTGGCTCGGCATCGACAGCACCTTCACGGCCGGGTCCATCGCCCACGCGATCTGGGAGGGGCTCGGCGTGCCCGACCGGATGGCCTACTCGCAGCTCGGCGGCCATGAGCACTGCCAGTTCCCCGCGCAGCAGCGGGCGATCCTGGAGGCGTACGTGAAGAAGTTCCTCGTCGGGGGCGGCACCGACGACACCAACCTGCTCGAGAGCGACGGGGCGAAGGCCGACCTCGGCCGGTGGATGACGTGGACGCCGCCGAACCTCCAGTGA
- a CDS encoding sensor histidine kinase — protein MDTTIPVCADPGASSRYAIIEVLCEGSDTLLYRGVREGDGRHVVLKVLRRDHASPYARERLRHEYEIARALEATAIVKPYALEVLGDQPALVLEDFGGVSLDRLLDGPISLDRFFPLAVRLVEALAALHRHGVVHKDIKPQNLLLHPATGEVKITDLGIASRIPRELQHIEHAGLIEGTLAYMAPEQTGRMNRWIDERTDLYSLGVVFYEMLTGTLPFQASDPVEWLYCHIAQKPVPPHALVPSIPPLLSEAVLKLLSKDAEERYQSAAGLRHDLDEGFVSWRTSGAIPPFALGARDLSDRFQVPQRLYGREREVEALLAVFERVVAEGRPELALVSGYSGIGKSSLVAELHRPIVRERGFFLSGKFEQTARDVPYRAFLQAFRALLQEILGASEEQVERWRQRFREALGPSGGLLADMLPELGLLLGPQPPVPELPPAEAQGRLLATLQRFVATCARKEHPVALFLDDLQWADAASLLLLEQLATYAGPEHLLLIGAYRDNEVGPAHPLRLTLSEARKRGAAVSELVLEPLSAAHVGALVAEAVHAPEGQVEPLSYLVYEMTGGNPFFVLQLLIVLHQEGLIAFDADEGAWRWDIAAIRVKGFTDNVVELMAAKLKRLSVATRDTLTLAACLGSSLSLDVLAIVASRPAAELRDALEEAVREGLLFCRDSGYRFLHDRVQQAAYSLIPAEQLAEMHLGIGRLLLRAQRAEERDEVLFDVVGHLNRGAALIRSQAERDEVAALNLRAGRRAKAAAAFQSAAALFAAGLSLLAPDSWETQRELTYGLTLERAHAAYVTGDFDEAERLLQELMERARTRSETAAAVELALAFYQTRGKCSRALEIGLAWLRGCDIDLPLQPTDAQIDEETEGVWQALGDRAIEDLIHLPPMTHPEMKLTMGVLQGLSLPALFVNPNLHFLIVLRMVQLSLRHGNAESSAYALAAFARVIGPRFGRYQEAYRFGKLGCDLADRSSLLTTKSVVFTAFGQHVVFWTRHYREACPYARAGFSAAVESGNLNMACFNGLWSALFQLLSGEPLEDVLHEVEERLGVVRRVGHALVHSALLGGHAMIQTLRGRPVRFSMLDGSELDPPAFEARLVEGDLQRIRSIYYGLKAQVLFVLGSPREASAAATCVMAEHPFRSEPYALIAENFYYLALSLAALSDADEAHEAGPSPLRALPERLLECERQLGVWARNGRDNFLHKHALVRAEIARLRGQDLEAIRLYEQAIASAREGGFVQHEAIACELAAAFYRTRDLSTSERAHLREARAAYFTWGAHAKVEQLDQRYPYLSPRKPIASTVTFAVRAEQFDVLSLVKASQSISGELELPRLLETLLRLVVEHAGAEEGCVLLVREDRPWTAAIEAPGGAVRLLGAGEASSAALPQSVLNYVRRSHERVLLDDAAARHRFMEDEYFGHKRPKSVLCVPIMREARLIGLLYLENNLVTGAFTPGRLSVIELLASQSAISLENAMLYSELEQENAERRRAEQALKAAEQAERFLAEASRKLMALGYSATLESVAQLAVPELADQCVIDVDLARGAPGHSVSAGVPAGLADAVMDALRPLASPDRPGMGDLRAAPLLEQAGIHAFLRVPLLARNRCFGVMSLLAAAPRRPYGPADLRLAEELGYRAALALDNARLFAEAQEAIARRDEFLVVASHELKTPLTSLQLQAQRVELLLRRYQRAELASERIHAALQVLNRQIVRLGRLVNELLDVTRLNAGRLTLARAPVDLAALAREVVDRMSQQLADARCSVQLELDEPVIGSWDPLRMEQVLINLLSNAMKYGAGRPVLVGVRRQADRALLVVRDQGIGIAEADQGRIFELFERAVSVRNFGGLGLGLFIARSIVASHGGSIRVESEPGAGATFMVELPLSPLEAEERGAAPA, from the coding sequence GTGGATACCACCATTCCCGTTTGCGCCGATCCCGGTGCGTCGTCCCGTTACGCCATCATCGAGGTCCTCTGCGAGGGGTCAGACACCCTTCTTTACCGAGGTGTACGCGAGGGCGACGGCCGTCACGTGGTGCTCAAGGTCCTCCGGCGCGATCACGCGAGCCCCTATGCCCGTGAGCGGCTGCGTCACGAATACGAGATCGCCCGGGCGCTCGAGGCCACGGCCATCGTCAAGCCCTATGCGCTCGAGGTGCTCGGCGATCAACCGGCGCTGGTCCTGGAGGATTTCGGCGGCGTGTCGCTCGATCGGCTCCTCGATGGGCCGATATCGCTCGATCGCTTCTTCCCCCTCGCCGTCCGCCTGGTCGAGGCGCTCGCCGCGTTGCATCGACACGGCGTCGTCCACAAGGACATCAAGCCTCAAAACCTGCTCCTCCACCCCGCCACCGGCGAGGTGAAGATCACCGACCTGGGGATTGCGTCCCGGATACCCCGCGAACTCCAGCACATCGAGCACGCCGGTCTCATCGAGGGGACCCTGGCGTACATGGCGCCGGAGCAGACGGGCCGGATGAACCGCTGGATCGACGAGCGGACCGATCTTTACTCCCTCGGCGTCGTCTTCTACGAGATGCTGACGGGCACCCTGCCGTTCCAGGCCAGCGATCCTGTTGAGTGGCTCTATTGCCATATCGCGCAGAAGCCGGTCCCGCCGCACGCGCTCGTCCCTTCGATTCCCCCGCTCCTGTCAGAGGCCGTGCTCAAGCTGCTCTCCAAGGACGCCGAGGAGCGTTACCAGAGCGCGGCCGGCCTGCGGCACGACCTGGACGAGGGCTTCGTGAGCTGGCGGACGAGCGGCGCCATTCCGCCCTTCGCGCTCGGTGCGCGCGACCTCTCGGACCGATTCCAGGTCCCGCAGCGGCTGTACGGGCGCGAGCGCGAGGTCGAGGCGTTGCTCGCCGTGTTCGAGCGGGTGGTGGCGGAGGGCCGGCCAGAGCTCGCGCTCGTATCGGGGTACTCGGGCATCGGCAAGTCGTCCCTGGTCGCCGAGCTGCACCGGCCGATCGTGAGGGAGCGGGGGTTCTTTCTCTCAGGCAAGTTCGAGCAAACGGCGAGGGACGTCCCCTACCGCGCTTTCCTTCAAGCGTTCCGGGCGCTCTTGCAGGAGATCCTCGGCGCGAGCGAGGAGCAGGTCGAGCGCTGGAGACAGCGTTTCCGGGAGGCCCTCGGCCCGAGCGGGGGGCTGCTCGCCGACATGCTTCCCGAGCTCGGGCTGCTCCTCGGCCCGCAGCCGCCCGTGCCCGAGCTGCCGCCCGCCGAGGCCCAGGGCCGGCTGCTCGCGACGCTCCAGCGCTTCGTCGCGACGTGCGCCCGGAAGGAGCACCCCGTGGCGCTCTTCCTCGACGATCTGCAGTGGGCCGACGCGGCCAGCCTCCTCCTGCTCGAACAGCTCGCGACCTACGCCGGGCCCGAGCACCTCCTGCTGATCGGCGCCTACCGCGACAACGAGGTCGGCCCCGCGCACCCGCTGCGGCTCACGCTGTCCGAGGCCCGAAAGCGCGGCGCCGCCGTCTCCGAGCTCGTGCTCGAGCCGCTCTCGGCCGCCCACGTCGGGGCGCTCGTCGCCGAGGCCGTCCACGCGCCCGAAGGACAGGTCGAGCCGCTCTCGTACCTGGTTTACGAGATGACCGGCGGCAACCCGTTCTTCGTGCTCCAGCTCCTGATCGTGCTGCACCAGGAGGGGCTCATCGCCTTTGACGCGGACGAGGGGGCATGGCGGTGGGACATCGCCGCGATCCGCGTCAAGGGGTTCACCGACAACGTCGTCGAGCTGATGGCGGCCAAGCTGAAGCGGCTCTCGGTCGCGACGCGGGACACGCTCACGCTCGCCGCGTGCCTCGGCAGCAGTCTGAGCCTCGACGTCCTCGCGATCGTCGCGAGCCGTCCGGCGGCGGAGCTCCGCGACGCGCTCGAGGAGGCTGTCCGGGAGGGGCTGCTCTTCTGCCGGGACTCTGGTTATCGCTTCCTCCATGACCGGGTGCAGCAAGCCGCTTACTCGCTGATTCCGGCAGAACAGCTCGCCGAGATGCACCTCGGGATCGGGCGGCTGCTCCTCAGGGCGCAGCGCGCGGAGGAGCGCGACGAGGTGCTCTTCGACGTCGTAGGCCACCTCAACCGCGGCGCCGCGCTCATCCGCTCCCAGGCGGAGCGGGACGAGGTCGCGGCGCTGAACCTCCGCGCCGGCAGGAGGGCCAAGGCCGCCGCGGCCTTCCAGTCCGCCGCCGCGCTCTTCGCCGCGGGCCTTTCGCTGCTCGCGCCGGACTCCTGGGAGACGCAGCGCGAGCTGACCTACGGTCTGACGCTCGAGCGCGCGCACGCCGCGTACGTCACCGGCGACTTCGACGAGGCCGAGCGGCTCCTGCAAGAGCTCATGGAGCGCGCGAGGACCCGGAGCGAGACGGCCGCCGCCGTCGAGCTCGCCCTTGCCTTCTACCAGACCCGCGGGAAATGCAGCCGCGCGCTGGAGATCGGGCTCGCGTGGCTCCGCGGCTGCGACATCGATTTGCCGCTCCAGCCCACCGACGCACAGATCGACGAGGAGACCGAGGGCGTCTGGCAGGCCCTGGGCGATCGGGCGATCGAGGACCTCATCCACCTGCCCCCCATGACGCACCCGGAGATGAAGCTCACGATGGGCGTGCTGCAGGGGCTGTCCCTCCCCGCGCTCTTCGTGAACCCGAACCTGCACTTTCTCATCGTCCTGCGCATGGTCCAGCTCAGCCTGCGCCACGGCAACGCCGAGAGCTCCGCGTACGCGCTCGCCGCCTTCGCGAGGGTGATCGGCCCGAGGTTCGGGCGATACCAGGAGGCCTATCGGTTCGGCAAGCTCGGCTGCGACCTGGCAGACAGGAGCAGCCTCCTCACCACGAAATCGGTGGTGTTCACGGCCTTCGGACAGCATGTCGTGTTCTGGACACGCCACTACAGAGAGGCGTGTCCGTACGCGCGCGCCGGCTTCAGCGCCGCGGTCGAGTCCGGTAATCTGAACATGGCGTGCTTCAACGGCCTCTGGTCCGCGCTGTTCCAGCTGCTCTCTGGCGAGCCGCTGGAGGACGTGCTCCACGAGGTCGAAGAGCGCCTCGGCGTCGTGCGCAGGGTCGGTCACGCGTTGGTGCACAGCGCCCTCCTCGGCGGCCACGCCATGATCCAGACGCTGCGAGGGAGGCCGGTCCGCTTCTCGATGCTGGACGGGTCCGAGCTGGATCCGCCAGCCTTCGAGGCGCGGCTGGTGGAGGGGGATCTGCAGCGCATTCGCAGCATCTATTACGGCTTGAAGGCCCAGGTGCTCTTCGTGCTCGGCTCTCCCAGGGAGGCGTCCGCGGCGGCGACCTGCGTGATGGCCGAGCACCCCTTCAGGAGCGAGCCATACGCGCTCATCGCCGAGAACTTCTACTACCTCGCGCTCTCGCTCGCGGCCCTCTCCGACGCCGACGAGGCGCACGAGGCGGGGCCCTCCCCGCTGCGTGCGCTCCCCGAGCGGCTCCTCGAGTGCGAGCGGCAGCTCGGCGTGTGGGCCAGGAACGGCCGCGATAACTTCCTCCACAAACACGCCTTGGTCCGCGCCGAGATCGCCCGGCTCCGCGGGCAGGACCTGGAGGCCATCCGGCTCTACGAGCAGGCCATCGCGTCGGCGCGGGAGGGCGGCTTCGTCCAGCACGAGGCCATCGCCTGCGAGCTCGCCGCGGCGTTCTACCGCACGCGCGACCTCTCCACGTCCGAACGCGCCCACCTGCGAGAGGCCCGCGCCGCCTACTTCACGTGGGGCGCCCACGCCAAGGTGGAGCAGCTCGATCAGCGCTATCCCTACCTTTCCCCGCGCAAGCCGATCGCCTCCACCGTCACCTTCGCCGTACGGGCCGAGCAGTTCGACGTCCTGTCGTTGGTCAAGGCCTCGCAGAGCATCTCCGGCGAGCTCGAGCTCCCGCGGCTGCTCGAGACGCTGCTTCGCCTCGTGGTCGAGCACGCGGGCGCCGAGGAGGGATGCGTCCTGCTCGTCCGGGAAGATCGCCCGTGGACCGCGGCGATCGAGGCGCCGGGGGGCGCGGTGCGGCTGCTCGGCGCGGGCGAGGCGTCTTCCGCCGCGCTGCCGCAATCCGTCCTCAACTACGTTCGCCGGAGCCACGAGCGCGTGCTGCTCGACGACGCCGCCGCCCGGCACCGCTTCATGGAGGACGAGTATTTCGGCCACAAGCGCCCGAAATCGGTGCTGTGCGTCCCGATCATGCGCGAGGCCCGGCTCATCGGCCTGCTCTACCTGGAGAACAACCTCGTTACCGGCGCCTTCACTCCCGGGCGGCTCAGCGTCATCGAGCTGCTCGCCTCGCAGTCGGCGATCTCGCTGGAAAACGCCATGCTCTATTCCGAGCTGGAGCAGGAGAACGCCGAGCGGCGGCGAGCGGAACAGGCGCTCAAGGCCGCCGAGCAGGCCGAGCGCTTCCTGGCCGAGGCGAGCCGCAAGCTGATGGCCCTCGGCTACAGCGCGACCCTCGAGAGCGTGGCGCAGCTCGCGGTGCCCGAGCTGGCCGACCAATGCGTCATCGACGTGGACCTCGCCCGCGGCGCCCCGGGACACTCGGTCTCCGCGGGCGTGCCCGCCGGGCTGGCCGACGCCGTGATGGACGCGCTGCGGCCCCTGGCATCGCCGGACCGGCCTGGGATGGGCGACCTCCGCGCCGCGCCCCTCCTGGAGCAGGCCGGCATTCACGCCTTCCTCCGGGTTCCGCTCCTCGCGCGCAACCGGTGCTTCGGGGTCATGAGCCTGCTGGCGGCCGCGCCCCGGCGCCCGTACGGCCCTGCCGACCTGCGGCTGGCCGAGGAGCTCGGGTACCGTGCGGCGCTCGCCCTCGACAACGCCCGTCTGTTCGCCGAGGCCCAGGAGGCCATCGCGCGGAGGGATGAGTTCCTCGTCGTCGCCTCCCACGAGCTCAAGACTCCGCTGACCTCGCTGCAGCTGCAGGCGCAGCGCGTCGAGCTGCTCTTGCGTCGCTACCAGCGCGCGGAGCTCGCCTCCGAGCGGATCCATGCCGCGCTCCAGGTCCTCAATCGCCAGATCGTGCGGCTCGGGCGCCTGGTCAACGAGCTGCTCGATGTCACGCGGCTGAACGCGGGGCGGCTGACGCTCGCGCGCGCGCCTGTCGATCTGGCGGCCCTGGCGCGTGAGGTCGTCGACCGAATGAGCCAGCAGCTCGCCGACGCCCGCTGCAGCGTCCAGCTCGAGCTGGACGAGCCTGTGATCGGGTCCTGGGATCCGCTTCGCATGGAGCAGGTCCTCATCAACCTCTTGTCGAACGCGATGAAGTACGGCGCAGGCAGGCCTGTTCTCGTCGGCGTGCGGAGGCAGGCCGATCGCGCGCTGCTGGTCGTCCGGGATCAGGGGATCGGGATCGCGGAGGCCGATCAGGGCAGGATCTTCGAGCTCTTCGAGCGCGCGGTGTCGGTGCGCAACTTCGGCGGCCTCGGCCTCGGGCTCTTCATTGCTCGCTCGATCGTGGCGTCGCACGGCGGATCCATCCGGGTGGAGAGCGAACCGGGCGCGGGCGCGACGTTCATGGTGGAGCTCCCGCTCAGCCCGTTGGAGGCGGAGGAGCGCGGCGCCGCGCCGGCCTAG